Part of the Sulfurimonas denitrificans DSM 1251 genome is shown below.
GAGAACTCTAAATCACAGCATGAAGCCACAGCATCTAAAACTTTTACCGCTTCATCTATTATTTCAGGGCCAATTCCATCACCTTTAATAAGTGCTATTTTATATGTTTTCATAACTATTTACCTTTAATTTCATTTTGAGCAAAATTCATAAGTCCGCCAGCGTCTATTAACTCTTGCATAAATTGTGGAATTGGAATAAATTTATATACTTTTGATGATGTTTTATTTGTAATTGTTCCATTGTTCATATCAACACTAATCTCATCTCCCTCAGCTATCTCCGCACTCTCTTGGAGTTCAAAAATTGGAAGTCCCATGTTAAAAGCATTACGATAAAAAATTCTTGCAAATGTAGGAGCAATTACTGCAGCAACTCCAGCAGCTTTTAGTGCTATTGGAGCGTGTTCACGAGAACTTCCACAACCAAAATTCTCACCAGCAACTATAATGTCGCCACTACTCATTTTTTTAACGAATTGAGGATCTGCATCTTCCATAACATGCTTTGCAAGTTCTTCTGGAACTGAAGTGCTTAAATAGCGTGCTGCTATAATTAAATCTGTATCAATATCTTTTCCAAATCTCCAAACTTTTCCGTCAATATTTGCTTTTTGCATTTTAATCCCCAACTTCTATTTTTAAATAATTTTTGCGATTATAGCTAAAATGTTGTTTGAGTTTTATAAAAAGAGAGGCTTTGTAACTAGAATAAAGGAGAGTAGCGACATCATATTAAATGGTATCATGCCGCTATTGCTGAACTACTATCTCTTAAGGTTGTTAGTAGTTTGAAGCATTTCATCACTTGTAGTAATCACTTTTGAGTTTGAATCGTAAGCTCTTTGACCAGTAATTAAATCCGTTAATTCAACAACAAGTTCAACATTGCTAAGCTCAACAAAACCCTGTCTTAAAACACCTAGTCCATCAAGACCAGGAGTTCCCTCAACTGGCTGACCAGAACTATCAGTTTCTATGTAGAGATTATCTCCCATAGAGTGAAGTCCAGCTGGATTTATAAAATTTGTAAGTGTCATTTGACCTATCTGAGTTGCTTGCGCCTGTCCTGCTTGTACTACACTTACTGTTCCGTCTGTACCAATATTTATGTTTGTTGCATCAGGTGGAATAACAACCTCTGGAACCAATCTGTAACCATCACTATTCACAATTGAGCCATTTTCATCTACTTTAAATGCGCCATTTCTTGAGTAAACTTCACTACCATCTGGAAGCTCAAGTTTAAAAAAACCTTTACCAGTTACAGCCACATCAAGCTCATTGTCTGTCTGCTTAAGACTTCCTTCTGAAAATACTTTGTTAATCGCAGTTGGGCGAACACCAAGACCTACCTCTATTCCAGTAGGGCTCTTAGTAACGTCACTCGTTGAAGTTCCTGCATAATCCATTACTTTATACATAAGATCAGCAAACTCCGCACGAGATTTTTTAAATCCTATTGTATTTACGTTGGCAATATTATTTGCCGTTGTATTGATTTGCGTCTGCATTCCTATCATTCCAGTAGAAGCAGTGTAAAGTGATTGCATCATGACCTATTCTCCTTAAGATTTTTTAGCAAGTTTTTCAATTGCATCACGATTCATATCGTTCATTTGTGTATCCATAGCTTTTTGATACATGCCAACTAAACGATTTGTCTCTATTAGCTGCGTCATCATCTTTACAGCATTAACATTACTCTTCTCAATAAACCCTTGCAAAACAGCTTCGCTTCCATCAAAACTAACAAGTCCCTCTACACCGCCTGCACCATCATATCTATAAAGACCATCTCCCTCTTTTTTGAGAAAATCAATATTGTCTGGCTGCGCAATAAATAGCCTGTTAAGTTGATTAAGTGTCATAGAATTTGGGATGTTTGTAAGAATTTGCCCATTTTTATCTATCTCAATTGCACTATC
Proteins encoded:
- a CDS encoding 3-isopropylmalate dehydratase small subunit; amino-acid sequence: MQKANIDGKVWRFGKDIDTDLIIAARYLSTSVPEELAKHVMEDADPQFVKKMSSGDIIVAGENFGCGSSREHAPIALKAAGVAAVIAPTFARIFYRNAFNMGLPIFELQESAEIAEGDEISVDMNNGTITNKTSSKVYKFIPIPQFMQELIDAGGLMNFAQNEIKGK
- the flgG gene encoding flagellar basal-body rod protein FlgG, with product MMQSLYTASTGMIGMQTQINTTANNIANVNTIGFKKSRAEFADLMYKVMDYAGTSTSDVTKSPTGIEVGLGVRPTAINKVFSEGSLKQTDNELDVAVTGKGFFKLELPDGSEVYSRNGAFKVDENGSIVNSDGYRLVPEVVIPPDATNINIGTDGTVSVVQAGQAQATQIGQMTLTNFINPAGLHSMGDNLYIETDSSGQPVEGTPGLDGLGVLRQGFVELSNVELVVELTDLITGQRAYDSNSKVITTSDEMLQTTNNLKR